The following coding sequences are from one Alphaproteobacteria bacterium window:
- the leuA gene encoding 2-isopropylmalate synthase, translating to MPTMKNVSKYRQFAPINLPDRQWPTRTLDKAPMWCSVDLRDGNQALVEPMGPERKRRMFELLVRLGFKEIEVGFPAASQTDFDFVRQLIDEKLIPGDVTIQVLTQARDELIERTFQAIKGAKRAVVHLYNSTSTVQRRVVFALDRPGIVDIAVKGTKTVKRLVPTVPETEIVFQYSPESFTQTELDFAKEICEAVMDEWGPTAKNKMIFNLPATVEAATPNIYADQIEWFARNVKHRDRYILSLHPHNDRGTGVAAAEMGVLAGADRVEGTLFGNGERTGNVDVVNLALNLFTQGVDPQLDLSDVNEIVRTVEYCNQLPVHPRHPYGGELVFTAFSGSHQDAIKKGFAAQAKSNTGLWEVPYLPIDPQDLGRSYEAVIRVNSQSGKGGIAYLLETDYGLELPRRLQIEFAQVVQRVTDTTGKELSAKDIYDAFTAEYLEGGKFGFVEHTTLPTKSGTERKIDAKVRIDGKESTLSGEGNGPIAAYVDALSKAAGVPIDVVDYREHAIKGGDGAKAKAAAYVEAKVGGRTLFGVGVDSNIVTASLKAVTSATNRALR from the coding sequence ATGCCCACGATGAAAAACGTCTCCAAATATCGCCAATTCGCGCCGATCAACCTGCCCGATCGCCAATGGCCCACCCGCACGCTCGACAAGGCGCCGATGTGGTGCTCGGTCGATCTGCGCGACGGCAACCAAGCGCTGGTTGAGCCGATGGGCCCCGAGCGCAAGCGCCGCATGTTCGAATTGCTGGTGCGCCTGGGCTTCAAGGAAATCGAGGTCGGCTTCCCCGCCGCCTCGCAGACCGATTTCGATTTCGTGCGCCAGCTGATCGACGAAAAGCTGATCCCCGGCGACGTGACGATCCAGGTGCTGACCCAGGCGCGCGACGAATTGATCGAGCGCACGTTCCAGGCGATCAAGGGCGCCAAGCGCGCGGTCGTGCATCTCTACAACTCGACCTCGACCGTGCAGCGCCGCGTGGTCTTCGCCCTCGACCGGCCGGGCATCGTCGACATCGCGGTGAAGGGCACCAAAACGGTCAAGCGCCTGGTGCCGACGGTGCCGGAAACGGAAATCGTGTTCCAATACAGCCCCGAAAGCTTCACCCAGACCGAGCTCGATTTCGCCAAGGAAATCTGCGAGGCGGTGATGGACGAATGGGGCCCGACCGCGAAGAACAAGATGATCTTCAATCTGCCCGCGACGGTCGAAGCGGCGACGCCGAACATCTACGCCGACCAGATCGAATGGTTCGCGCGCAACGTGAAGCATCGCGACCGCTATATCCTGTCGCTGCATCCGCATAACGACCGCGGCACGGGGGTCGCCGCCGCCGAGATGGGCGTGCTGGCCGGGGCCGACCGCGTCGAAGGCACGTTGTTCGGCAATGGCGAGCGCACGGGCAACGTGGACGTCGTGAACCTGGCGCTGAACCTGTTCACGCAAGGTGTGGATCCGCAACTCGACCTCAGCGACGTCAACGAGATCGTGCGCACGGTCGAGTACTGCAACCAATTGCCGGTGCATCCGCGCCATCCCTATGGCGGCGAATTGGTGTTCACCGCCTTCTCCGGCTCGCATCAGGACGCGATCAAGAAAGGTTTCGCCGCCCAGGCCAAGTCGAATACCGGCTTGTGGGAAGTGCCCTATCTGCCGATCGATCCGCAGGATCTGGGCCGCAGCTACGAAGCGGTCATCCGCGTCAATTCGCAATCGGGCAAGGGCGGCATCGCCTATCTGCTCGAAACCGATTACGGCCTGGAATTGCCGCGCCGTTTGCAGATCGAGTTCGCGCAAGTCGTGCAGCGCGTGACCGATACGACGGGCAAGGAACTCTCCGCCAAGGACATCTACGACGCCTTCACGGCCGAGTATCTCGAAGGCGGCAAGTTCGGCTTCGTCGAGCACACGACGCTGCCGACAAAGTCGGGCACCGAGCGCAAGATCGACGCCAAGGTCCGCATCGATGGCAAAGAATCGACCCTGTCGGGCGAAGGCAACGGGCCGATCGCGGCCTATGTCGACGCGCTGAGCAAGGCGGCCGGCGTGCCGATCGACGTGGTCGATTATCGCGAACACGCGATCAAGGGCGGCGACGGCGCCAAGGCGAAGGCCGCCGCCTATGTCGAAGCCAAAGTCGGCGGGCGCACGCTGTTCGGCGTGGGCGTGGATTCCAATATCGTCACCGCCTCGCTCAAGGCCGTGACCTCGGCGACCAACCGCGCGCTGCGCTGA
- a CDS encoding UDP-glucose/GDP-mannose dehydrogenase family protein: protein MRIVMVGTGYVGLVTGACFSEFGVDVTCVDKDAGKIDRLNKGGIPIFEPGLDKLVETNVKAGRLHFTTDLAKAVPGADAIFIAVGTPSRRGDGHADLSYVYAAAEEIGRALTGYAVVVTKSTVPVGTGREVQRRIKAVRPDAQFDVASNPEFLREGAAIGDFMRPDRVVIGAESERAREVMRQLYRPLYLIETPIVFTSLETSELIKYAANTFLAAKITFINEIADLCEKVGADVHDVAKGIGLDGRIGKKFLHPGPGYGGSCFPKDTLALVKTAQDYGSPLRIIETVVDINDKRKKAMAARVVAACGGSVKGKTVAVLGLTFKPNTDDMRDSPSLDILPALQAEGAKIVAYDPEGMHEAKSMLPGVELAKDAYSAMEGADCALIITEWNEFRALQLDRVKKLLKKPVIVDLRNCYAPADMKAAGFEYTSIGRPATATGAEAG, encoded by the coding sequence ATGCGCATCGTGATGGTCGGTACCGGCTATGTGGGCCTGGTGACCGGGGCGTGCTTTTCCGAATTCGGCGTCGACGTCACCTGCGTCGACAAGGACGCCGGCAAGATCGACCGCCTGAACAAGGGCGGCATTCCGATCTTCGAGCCGGGCCTCGACAAGCTGGTCGAGACGAACGTGAAGGCGGGCCGCCTGCATTTCACGACCGATCTCGCCAAGGCCGTGCCGGGTGCGGATGCGATCTTCATCGCGGTGGGCACGCCGTCGCGCCGCGGCGACGGGCATGCGGATCTCTCCTATGTCTACGCCGCCGCCGAGGAAATCGGCCGCGCGTTGACCGGCTATGCCGTCGTTGTGACGAAGTCGACCGTGCCGGTGGGTACTGGCCGCGAAGTCCAGCGCCGCATCAAGGCCGTGCGCCCCGACGCGCAATTCGACGTCGCGTCGAACCCGGAATTCCTGCGCGAGGGCGCGGCGATCGGCGATTTCATGCGCCCCGACCGCGTGGTGATCGGGGCCGAAAGCGAGCGCGCGCGCGAAGTGATGCGCCAGCTCTATCGCCCGCTGTATCTCATCGAAACGCCGATCGTGTTCACGTCGCTGGAAACGTCGGAGCTGATCAAATACGCGGCGAACACGTTCCTTGCCGCCAAGATCACCTTCATCAACGAGATCGCCGATCTGTGCGAGAAGGTCGGCGCCGACGTGCACGACGTCGCCAAGGGCATCGGCCTCGACGGGCGTATCGGGAAGAAATTCCTGCATCCCGGCCCCGGTTACGGCGGCTCGTGCTTCCCGAAGGATACGCTGGCGCTGGTCAAGACCGCGCAGGATTACGGCAGCCCGCTGCGCATCATCGAAACGGTCGTCGACATCAACGACAAGCGCAAGAAGGCGATGGCCGCGCGCGTCGTCGCGGCGTGCGGCGGTTCGGTCAAAGGGAAGACGGTCGCCGTGCTGGGCCTCACCTTCAAGCCGAACACCGACGATATGCGCGATAGCCCCTCGCTCGACATTTTGCCGGCGTTGCAGGCGGAAGGCGCGAAGATCGTCGCCTATGATCCCGAAGGCATGCACGAGGCGAAGTCGATGCTGCCCGGCGTCGAGCTCGCCAAGGACGCCTATTCGGCGATGGAGGGGGCGGATTGCGCCCTCATCATCACCGAATGGAACGAGTTCCGTGCGCTGCAGCTCGATCGCGTGAAGAAGCTGCTGAAGAAGCCGGTGATCGTCGATTTGCGCAATTGCTACGCGCCGGCCGACATGAAGGCCGCCGGGTTCGAATACACGTCGATCGGCCGCCCCGCGACCGCCACGGGCGCGGAGGCCGGCTGA
- the galU gene encoding UTP--glucose-1-phosphate uridylyltransferase GalU encodes MARVRKAIFPVGGLGTRFLPATKAMPKEMLPVVDKPLIQYAVEEARAAGIEQLIFVTGRDKTTIEDHFDHSFELENTLETRGKAAELAALREWLPPPGDVAYTRQQAPLGLGHAVWCARDLVGNEPFAVLLADDLILSKTPCLKQMIDIYPEVRGNIVAAMEVPKAHTSRYGILSPGRDDGRLVQVRGLVEKPKPDEAPSNLAVIGRYILEPAVFDHLDKKKKGAGGEIQLTDSLIPLIGQSPFHGYRFEGQRFDCGDKIGFFEAQIAFALERADLGPAAREVVKRYS; translated from the coding sequence ATGGCGCGCGTACGCAAGGCGATTTTTCCGGTCGGCGGTTTGGGCACGCGCTTCCTGCCCGCGACCAAGGCGATGCCGAAAGAAATGCTGCCGGTCGTCGACAAGCCGCTGATCCAATACGCGGTCGAAGAAGCGCGCGCCGCCGGCATCGAACAGCTGATCTTCGTCACCGGCCGCGACAAGACGACGATCGAGGATCATTTCGATCACTCGTTCGAGTTGGAGAATACGCTGGAGACGCGCGGCAAGGCCGCCGAGCTGGCCGCGTTGCGCGAATGGCTGCCGCCGCCGGGCGATGTCGCCTATACGCGCCAGCAAGCGCCGCTGGGCCTGGGCCACGCCGTGTGGTGCGCCCGCGATCTGGTGGGCAACGAGCCCTTCGCCGTGCTGCTCGCCGACGATCTGATCCTGTCCAAGACGCCGTGCTTGAAGCAGATGATCGACATCTATCCCGAAGTGCGCGGCAATATCGTCGCCGCGATGGAAGTGCCCAAGGCGCATACCAGCCGCTACGGCATTCTGTCGCCGGGCCGCGACGACGGCCGTCTCGTGCAAGTGCGCGGGCTGGTCGAAAAGCCGAAGCCGGACGAAGCCCCGTCGAACCTCGCGGTCATCGGGCGCTATATTTTGGAACCCGCCGTGTTCGACCATCTGGACAAGAAGAAGAAGGGGGCCGGCGGCGAAATCCAGCTGACGGACTCGTTGATTCCGCTGATCGGCCAATCGCCGTTCCACGGCTATCGCTTCGAAGGCCAGCGTTTCGATTGCGGCGACAAAATCGGCTTCTTCGAAGCGCAGATCGCGTTTGCCCTGGAACGCGCCGATCTGGGCCCCGCCGCGCGCGAGGTCGTGAAGCGTTACTCCTGA
- a CDS encoding gamma-glutamylcyclotransferase yields MTAPLKFFFYGTLIDPAVRRAVLGGKAPKRVEDATLLGWRRRKAERATFPVVVADGRAKTPGVLALDVTPEAKALLDAYEGKGYRAESWVVERADGKRLQALVYVPDGSGAVRASDAAWDFEEWRTTHKAAFLARLKTTKTAPRGR; encoded by the coding sequence ATGACCGCTCCCCTCAAGTTTTTCTTCTACGGCACGCTGATCGATCCCGCCGTGCGCCGCGCGGTGCTGGGCGGCAAGGCGCCCAAGCGCGTGGAGGACGCCACGCTGCTCGGCTGGCGCCGGCGCAAGGCCGAACGCGCGACCTTCCCCGTGGTCGTCGCCGATGGCCGCGCGAAGACGCCGGGCGTGCTGGCGCTGGACGTGACGCCGGAAGCCAAGGCGCTGCTCGACGCCTATGAAGGCAAGGGCTATCGCGCCGAATCCTGGGTCGTCGAACGCGCCGACGGCAAGCGCTTGCAGGCGCTGGTCTATGTACCCGATGGCAGCGGGGCGGTGCGCGCGTCCGATGCGGCTTGGGATTTCGAGGAATGGCGCACGACGCACAAAGCCGCCTTCCTCGCGCGTTTGAAAACGACCAAGACCGCGCCGCGCGGACGCTGA
- a CDS encoding phosphomannomutase/phosphoglucomutase translates to MAFRHAFEATVLREYDVRGIVGKTLSAADAYAVGRGFGSAIVAKGGKTVAVGWDGRLSSPELSGKVIDGLIDCGLDVRKVGLGPTPMLYFAARDLGLDGGVMITGSHNPADYNGFKMTIGKASFWGADIQAMGKACAEGKVAEGKGKASDVDVRAAYVARLLRDYPKDGKKLNVVWDAGNGAMGQVMVDVCAKLPGTHTLLNAEIDGRFPAHHPDPTVAKNLVQLQDAVAAKKADLGIAFDGDGDRIGVVDGKGRILWGDQLVAVLASEILARLPGSTIIADVKASQVLFDEIARLGGKPLMWKTGHSIIKTKMAETAAPLAGEMSGHIFFADGWYGFDDAMYAGLRLLAILAKRDDSLADIRDRLPIVINTPELRFPCSETRKREVVEEVRGRLAAEGADVNPVDGVRVNGPDGWWLLRASNTQDVLVARCESKTEAGLARLKAALDAQLAKSGVDLPQDAAAGH, encoded by the coding sequence ATGGCGTTCCGCCACGCGTTCGAAGCCACGGTCTTGCGCGAATACGACGTGCGCGGGATCGTCGGCAAAACTTTGTCGGCGGCCGACGCCTATGCGGTCGGTCGCGGCTTCGGCTCGGCGATCGTCGCCAAGGGCGGCAAGACCGTCGCGGTCGGCTGGGACGGGCGCCTGTCCTCGCCCGAATTGTCGGGCAAGGTGATCGACGGCTTGATCGATTGCGGCCTCGACGTGCGCAAAGTGGGGCTCGGCCCCACGCCGATGCTCTATTTCGCCGCGCGCGATCTGGGCCTCGACGGCGGCGTGATGATCACCGGCAGCCACAACCCGGCCGATTATAACGGCTTCAAGATGACGATCGGGAAAGCCTCGTTCTGGGGCGCCGATATCCAGGCGATGGGCAAGGCCTGCGCCGAAGGCAAAGTCGCCGAAGGCAAGGGCAAGGCCAGCGACGTCGATGTCCGCGCGGCTTATGTCGCGCGTCTGCTGCGCGACTATCCCAAGGACGGCAAGAAGCTGAACGTCGTGTGGGATGCGGGCAACGGCGCCATGGGCCAGGTGATGGTCGATGTCTGCGCCAAGCTCCCCGGCACGCATACGCTGCTGAACGCCGAAATCGACGGGCGTTTCCCCGCCCACCATCCCGATCCGACGGTCGCCAAGAACCTCGTCCAATTGCAGGACGCGGTCGCGGCGAAGAAGGCGGATCTCGGCATCGCCTTCGACGGCGACGGCGATCGCATCGGCGTGGTCGACGGCAAGGGCCGCATCCTGTGGGGCGATCAACTCGTCGCCGTGCTGGCGTCGGAAATCCTCGCGCGCTTGCCGGGTTCGACCATCATCGCCGACGTGAAGGCGAGCCAGGTGCTGTTCGACGAGATCGCGCGCCTGGGCGGCAAGCCGCTGATGTGGAAGACCGGCCATTCGATCATCAAGACCAAGATGGCCGAAACGGCGGCCCCGCTCGCGGGCGAGATGTCGGGCCATATCTTCTTCGCCGACGGCTGGTACGGTTTCGACGACGCGATGTATGCGGGGCTCCGCCTGCTGGCGATCCTCGCGAAGCGCGACGACAGCCTCGCCGATATCCGCGATCGTTTGCCGATCGTCATCAACACGCCGGAGCTGCGTTTCCCGTGCTCGGAAACGCGCAAGCGCGAAGTGGTCGAGGAAGTGCGTGGTCGCCTCGCCGCCGAGGGCGCCGACGTGAACCCGGTCGATGGCGTGCGCGTCAACGGGCCGGATGGCTGGTGGCTGCTGCGCGCGTCGAACACGCAGGACGTGCTGGTCGCGCGCTGCGAGTCGAAGACCGAGGCGGGTCTTGCGCGTCTCAAAGCCGCGCTCGATGCGCAACTCGCGAAATCCGGCGTCGACCTGCCGCAAGACGCCGCGGCGGGACATTGA